Below is a genomic region from Trichomycterus rosablanca isolate fTriRos1 chromosome 15, fTriRos1.hap1, whole genome shotgun sequence.
TTGGTctaccctggcgaagcctgttccgagtggaacctgtcctggaaaaccactgtatgaccttggccaccatgctgtagctcagtttcagggtgttagcaatcttcttatagcccaggccatgtttgtggagagcaacaattctatttctcacatcctcagagagttttttgccatgaggtgccatgttgaatatccagtggccagtatgagagaattgtacccaaaacaccaaatttaacagccctgctccccatttacacctgggaccttgacacatgacaccagggagggacaacgacacatttgggcacaatttggacatgttcactgtggggtgtactcacttatgttgccagctatttagacattaatggctgtgtgttgagttattttcagaagacagtaaatctacactgctatacaagctgtacactgactactctaagttatatacactgtatatatataaaaaagaaaggactctgaccgccccgcctggggatcgaacccaggaccttcttgctgtgaggcgactgtgctacccatcgagccaccatgTTGCCCCCAAACCAAACATCTTTAGGATaaactgaaacatcaattgTGAGCAATTATGTTGTTTTAaagatgctcttttgactaactGGGCACAATTAGGTAGAGGGGGTGTCACCTCCAAATGGGAGTTTCAACACGCTCATTgttgagtgtccacatacttttagcaatACTTTGGCTTTGCACTTTGTTTGTGTACGTGCTTTTCGTCTACATTTTCTTTCCTTGTGGGTTGTGTTTCAATCTGATCGCATTTTCTAAATGCACAATCCTTAAGGTAAAGTACAGTAAGCTGTTGAAGGTTTGCTAACCGTAATGGTGCCATCCAGCACGCCCTGGCAGAAGGTTTTTAGCGTGTCTTTGTTGATGGTTGCTTCTGCCATGGCATATTTCTTCACAGTATCTGTGTTGACGAGACGGAGAACTGGGGCGTCGCTTGCAGACAAACCGAAATAGTTCAGCACATGGGAAACCTCTGTGACATCGACTTTGACAAACAGCACCTAGGTTTACATGGAAGCACAATGCTGATGCACACATTCATATTGACGGTTGTTCAAACAACAtcatttttaatgttaattaaaaatcaCTCACTTTCCCTTTAAACTCACTGGCTGCGGCCCTGTAGTCCTTCAGCAGAGAGTTGTGGGACTCGACTGTTGTGTTAAGGAACAGAATGAGGTGCTTGTGGACTTCACTGGAGAAAATTTTATCAGCGTTCTTGAATGACaggaaataagaataaaaaaaacatacaccgatgaggcataacattatgaccaccttcctaacattgtgttggtcctccttttgctgccccatacgcaacaaactgtgatgcacctttctatcagaaccagcattaacttcttcagcaatttgagctacaatagctcgtctgttggatcggaccacacgggccagccttcgctccccacgtgcatcaatgagccttggccgcccatgatcctgtcgccggtttaccactgttccttccttggaccacttttgatagatactgaccagtgcaggccgggaacaccccacaagagatgcagttttggagatgctctgacccagtcgtctagccatcacagtttggcccttgtcaaactcgctcaaatccttacgcttgaccatttttcctgcttctaacacatcaagtttgagaataaaatgttcacctgctgcctaatatatcccacccactaacaggtgccgtaatgaagagataatcagtgtttttcacctcacctgtcagtggtcattatgttatgcctggtcggtgtaaaaaCTCAGCTACTTCTGTTAACAGAAAACATGAAAGCTCTACCCAAGAAAAGCCAGGCAACCTTAGTGctgtctccaaaactgcagctctcgtGGGGTGTTCACAGCCTGCActggtcagtatctataaaagtggtccaaggaaggaacagtggtaaaccggcgacagggtcatgggcggccgagACTCATTTATGCATGTGCGGagtgagctactgtagctcaaattgctgaagaagttaatgctggttctgatagaaaggtgtcagaatacacagtgcatcacagtatgttgtgtatggggcaggaaaagggggaccaacacaatattaggaaggtagtcttaatgttatgccttaatGTAATCGATGTGTACATGGGACCATCTAGttagtaacccacagctctacccactagactaccactgtcccttccaGGAAGAAGACAGCTCCAtattctgttgatgcatgctcaataatccatgtacacaaatccacaaagttgaatcagttcatctggacacaagctCCATATTAATGGCCAGaggttttaaatgggatgtcctaCAAGCTTAGGATCAGctgtacttttggccacattgtGTATGCCAACATGTGTGAATATGAATGATGTAAAGTTACCTCCTCACTAAATGTAATAACGAGCTCAAGACTGTTGGCCCGGATGAATGTGATTAGCTCATCTTTATCCAGTTTGTCGTCCTCTGGAAGAATCTTGTCCGTCCGCCCGTCATCAAACTGAACATAGAAACAATGTTAATTAATTTTACTAATTTGCTTTAATTgcagttaataataaataaaatctaccAAGTTACCTTTTTAAAAAGCACCAACGATTCCTTCTGTACTTCATACTTCTGAAAAAGCTCCAGGCTGCTCGTTATGCCAAAGTTAATTTCAACGATGTCTAGCGCAAGATCATAAAACAGTTTTGCCTTCTCACCTTCCAGGTCCTAACAATGAAAGACAAACcaataaaagacaaagtgttaaaaaaattgtgagaatcagcttttccgagagtctaaaaaagagttgttaaaaaaagcttaatatgacttaatgttttaaataacaacatttttaattattactgctcataagttctctccactaatgaaaatcctcggtcattgttttagtacaataagtcacgttaagctttgtgcaccgccacacatcatataaaataatagcacagccagtgcaaaagtgctcatgtgaatgtgcccttacCAAACGGAATACTATAtatttcaagatcaagcatctccacaattaagaagcataaggatacaataaagaagtaaaggtaaagtgcaggttttattgtatgtaactgttttcaattgtatttcagtgtttttttttatatttgtgttattttcagtgtataagtgccaTGTCAAGTTGATATCGAgtgttaaggtaccactgtacatagaAGTATGCCACACATTGTTGGGATGACCTATTTAACAAATACTCTTTTCCAtatttatacaaccccaaatcagaaaaagttgggacagtatgaaaaatgcaaataaaataaaaatagtgttccttacttttactttgacttttatttgattgcagacaggatgaacctgagatatttcatgttttatctgctcaacttcatttcatttatggataaacatccattcctgcatctcaggcctgcaacacattccaaaaaaagttgggacgggggcaatttagggctagtaatgaggtgaaaaaactaaataatgatgtgattccaaacaggtgatgtcaacaggtgattgtaatcatggtttagtacaaaagcagcatccaggaaaggctgagtttttaatgagcaaagatgatcagaggatctccagtttgtcaacaaatgcatgagaaatgtttaaaaacaatgaacctcaaagaaagattggaagggatttgcatatttctccctctacagtgcataatatcattaaaccattcaaggaatcgggaggaatttaaaggccaagggcgcaagcttaagctgaacgcctgtaaTCTTCGATCccttagacggcactgcatcaagaatccccactcaacaatagctgatataaccacatgggtgagggattactttggcaaacttttgtcaagaactacaatacagagttacatgcacaaatgccacttaaaattttactgtgcaaaaaagaagccttatgttaaccatgtcctaaAGAGGCGTCgaattctctgggctcagaggcatctaggaatggccatcacacagtagaaatgtgtattgtggtcaaaagaatcagcattccaggtcttttttggaaacaatttgacgccatgtgctccaaaccaaagacgaaatggaccatccagactgttatcagcaacaagtccaaaagccagggagaatttagaaattaaaaatgtggcaacgatgaccccgtactgttgcacatcttaagacgtgtttgcaggaagcaAACATATTGCCAAaacgtattttaagtgtggtgaaaatgaatggcaacaatacaaagtggtaaatgctttactgtcccaacttttttggaatgttttgcaggcctgaaatgcaggaatggatgtttattaataaatgaaataaagttgaccagataaaacatgaaatatctcaggttcatcctgtctgcaatcaaataaaagtaaatgtaaatgtaagaatgggcacagattcccacagacacagcaaaaTATTGTATAAAGCCTTCTCAGTAGATTGGAGGCTGTAATTTCCACAGTTCCATATTAATGCATGTGGTTTTTGAATAGGACATCCAATAAACAAAGTTTTGACAGTGTTTGGCCAGACAATACCAATcaagaaatgttttaaatgtaagaagTATCAAACAacaatacttataaatacaggTATATAGATAATTTACCTTAAAGAATCCAACCACAACCACGTCATGTGCATCAAGCAGTTCCTGAGCGTCTTTCTCATTATTTAGAAGGGTGGTGCTGGGCCCCATGTGTCGCTGCAGCCACTGCATGATGCCCTTCGCATTGCGTTTTCCTTTAACATGCAAACAGACAAGAGAACAAGCATACACAGGATCTGGGTTGTGTGTTTTGTACAATTACATACAGTAGAATGTTTAGGGTGTGTACCAAAGTACAACCTCAATACCATAAAACTAAGTTAGgacagtaaacaaaaaaaagtaaactGTGTATTACCAGGTCACTGAACATCTCAATTTCATTAATCAATTATAAATAAGTATTTATTCCATAATTGGTGCAATAAATTTATCAAACCATCAACAGTCATGGTAGAACAGAAAAGGCACATGAACTTAACAATTAGAAGTCATGCtgacatacttttggcagtatatagagctgtatatactgtaattcTAATAATTCAAGCTTTCATACTTTCTGTTTTGTCATGGTTACCTGTAAATTCTGTAGCGTTCTTTCTGTTGCCTTCCTTGAAGAATTTAAGTGTTGGAAAGCTGCTGACTTCAAACTCCTCTGCAAGTTCTTTCTCTTCCGTCGCATCGACCTTGGCCAGTCGTACCGAAGAAGACTCGTTTTTCAGCTGGGCTGCCACCTCAGCGAATATTGGCTCAAGCGCACGACAGTGGCGGCACCATGGGGCGTCTACATATTTAAAACAGCATACACACAAAGGTTTTGTCAAGCCATCAACACTGTGATCTGCATCTATGTCAGATTTGTACACTGAAAGTtgtgtctttatattttaattgggCCAGAAGAATATAGACACCCCTTATAATTTCTAAGTTGAGTTAAAATGCTTTTAACTtggtggaaacagtttggggtaCGTTTTCATGTTCTGGTGCAAGGTGAATATAATCAAGGTCAATACAAAAGACATGGTTTCACAAGGTCTGGAGAAACTTCAGGACCTCAACCTAAATGTAAACCTTtatgatgaattggaacatcggtTATGAGCCTTAAGTCCTATATCAGTACCTGACCTGACCAGAAATGCTTTATTAATTAAACAGGCATAAACTCTCACAGGCAGACGCGTGGAAGATTGAAGGTTGTTATAGCCGCAAACTAGGAGGTGTTGGGAACTCCCAAATAAATGCCAATGATCAAGAGTCCTTATTCTTTTGGTCATACTACTAGTGTACAGCAATGCataaaacacttaaaagacatcaTGTGTGTCACATTAAATGTTCCACTGCAAGCAGTAGCCTATTTGTCCAGCCCAACCTTGGTCATGGGAAACTGTGCATCTGTGCTAATGGGTTGCAGTTGATAGGACGTCCGCCTTGAACTTTTCCACTAGTATGACTAATTCTACTAGCTTCTGTCCAAGAATGTAATGTATGATAAACTGTAATACAGTGGAAAGTCAGAACATATAaacagacattttttttttatatttggacATATGCAAACATATGGTGTAATCATATGCAAAATTGTTAAAGACAAATGACAATTACAAGACTGTTGCTCAGGCAAATTTACCTGAACTGATAAAACACAATCTAAAACAGTTACGAGGGCAAATGGAATACTTAATGTCATACCATTTTACCATTGGAGTTACAATAATTGTGTGGTACTTGGTCATcatgcagtttgtttgtttattaggattttaatgtcatgtttcacacactttggttacattcatgacagtaacaATAggaactcattacacaagattcatcatttcacaaggatatatccaacacagttatggacaatttagtgtctccaatttacctcacttgcatgtctttggactgtggaaggaaaccagagcacccggaggaaacccacgcaaacacggggagaacatgcaaactccacacagaaaggacccagaccgccccacctggggatcgatccCAGAACCTTCTAGTCCATAAGTGCagcaaagtaaataaaaaataagaaggaATATTTTAGATAAGTTGTTTGAGTAGTCAAGTATGAATTgacataaaattataaatacacTATTAGACCATACTGTAAGTGCTgcatatggacacctgaccataagcttactGAACataccattccaaaaccaaaTGGCATTTATATAGAGTTGCCAGCCTCCATTTTTCTAAAGATtggtgcccatttagtcaaataagcatttgtacgatatgttccaattcatcccacaggTGTCCCCTGAAGATGGGTCAGGACTTTCTTCAGACAACTTGCAAACTTTGCCCTAAAAGTTGCCCTAAAGTTGGAGCATATGTGTTCCTGTGCCTTATTTTACAGAATTAAAATTCCTGGGCTCAGTAGAGACATATACTGTtcacatactttaggccatattGTGTACTGTCACCTACAAACAAGGTCCTTGGAACTTTTGGTAACCCCACCAGTATTTGATAtggaaacactcactcactcactttcttaaccgcttatccaatcagggtcatggggggtTGCTGATTGGTgaagcttatcccagcttttcaatgggcacaaggcacactgtaacaccctggacggggcgccagtccatcgtagggcagaaacacacacacattcacttatagggcaattcagtgtctccaattaacctgactgcatgtttttgttcctggaggaaacccacgcagacaaggggagaacatgcaaactccacacagaaaggacccagactggcCTAGCTGGggaacaaacccaggaccttcttgctgtgaagcgacagtgctacccagcttttcaatgggcacaagacacacagtaacaccctggacagggtgcaagGCATTAAATCTGGTGTTTTTTCCAGCCAacatatatccagccaatagtgccccgtgggcagcgtcctgtgaccactgatgaaggtctagaagatgaccaactcaaacagcagcaatagatgagcgaccgtctctgactttacatctacaaggtgaaccaactaggtagaagtgtctaatagagtggacagtgagtcagtaattgtagagctacaaagtgcttctatatggtaagtggagctgataaaatggacagtgagtgtagaaacaaggaggtggttttaatgttatggctgatcagtgtaaatttcACATGAACATGTGTTGCTGCATGGAATctcaataaatgtaaaaatttattttatatttaatatgaaaacaTTTCACTTTACCCTTtagacaaataaaataaaggaatatTTTTAGCTATCTGTAGGACATTGGCTCAAGTAATAGTAAAATCCAACTCACAGAACTCCACAAGCAGATATTTGTACTCGCTCAGGGCACGTGCAAAGTTCTTGTCATGCAGCACCAGGACGTCCTTCTCCTCCGTTAGCTCATCTgtcttttcctttttctctGGCTCAGTCTCGTTCTCATTTTCTTTCTCTCCGTGCAAATTCTCCTCCGCTGTCTCATCTCCAGCTTTAACCGGCAGAGAGCACAGCAGGAGCAAAAGCCAAACGTGTAAGACCTTCATTTTCCCGGGGCTGAACTGAACTGAGGGGCCTGCCGTCCACACCTGCTGATAAAAGTGACCTAATGGTGACGAGTCATAGACAGGAGAGTGCGTGGAACTAATCTACTGGTCTCACTGGAGCTTGTTTGCCAGTTGTCTGTGTCTTACTTCTCGCTGGGAAAAGTTAGCATATGGTGCAGTGATAGGCAAATTCGTTCACAGCTCGAATGGCAGATAAAAGTCGATCAGACAGCCATGTTTTACTAGCCAAAAGAGTATTTGTGTGTGGTTTGGTTACAAAAAGTTACTGGAAAAACGGTTGTGGTAAATAAATACTGCAATATTTAAGGGGATTTAAAAAATGAAGCCCATTCTTTTTTGATaattcacatacatttaaagtcaaaagttgTCGTGCACTTGATCCAAATGTGTTTATCAATATGAAGTTGGCTCCCCTTTGTCACCACAACAGCCTCTACTCTTTTTTggcgtggggggggggggggggtgattttgtttgctgaagcctatcccagctttttttcaatgggcgcaaggcacacagtaacaccctggatggggcacgagtccatcgcaaggcagaaACATGCACATacccacacatgcacacaccctttcacctatagggcaattcagtgtcttcctGAGGAAGTGatcaccgatgaaggtctagaagatgaccaactcaaacagcagcaatagactttacatctacaaggtggaccaactaggtaggagtgtctaatagagtggacagtcagtggacatggtaattaaaaactccagcagcgctgctgtgtctgatccactcataccagcacaacacacactaacaccccaccagctcccgaaggaaacccacacagacacgggggggGGCATGCAcccctggggatcaaacccaggaccttcttgctgtgaggcaacagggctacccaccgaggcgtgtccacatgcttttggactGGGTGTATTAGGAAGCCACAACATGTAAAAGACACCAAACAAGGTCACCAAAGTTTATTTGCACCATTTTTGAGTGTAGAAAAGGATTATGACATGTGTCCAATTGATTAGGCTCAGAGTTGTTGGTCAGTATGTAAGCCAGTAAGATTGAGaaccttgcttaggggcccaacagtggctgcacttGCAAAGTCggaattcaaacccacaaacttcatttgatagtccaaagctttaCCATTCCAAAGTGTTACGGCCTATTGTTATCACATTACAGAACTAACCTATTCCAGCGCAGCTCTCTGCATTGCTGGATTGACTGGTTCTCAGGCAGAGGGATTAAAACAGTTAGCAGAAGAGGCCTTTCCTGGTCAACAGGGTTTGGTTACAGAGCCACCACTAAATCATTGACCAACACTTAGTCAAATGTGTTTTTCAGGAGAGAAATCAACAGTATTTTTGGGAAAAACGCCGTTTATAGATAACATGCCGACATGTTAAAATGCGACCTgggccgcttaggtggcgcagcggtaaaacacgctagcacaccagagctatgattttgaatacattgtatcaaatctcagctctgccattcggctgggctgggctgggcggccacacgaacaatgattggctgttgttcattcagggtggggagccggaaagggacctcataactgatgcaattacgacctctgctggctgattgatggcgtctgcacagagtagaggaataatgctgatgtgtgTGGCtatccgtacacaaggctgatggCATGTGgacttgactcgtgcaggtgaaaaaatgcagtcggctactgcacacgtatcggagggggcgtgtcagtttgctctcctcaatcaggggcgg
It encodes:
- the pdia2 gene encoding protein disulfide-isomerase A2, coding for MKVLHVWLLLLLCSLPVKAGDETAEENLHGEKENENETEPEKKEKTDELTEEKDVLVLHDKNFARALSEYKYLLVEFYAPWCRHCRALEPIFAEVAAQLKNESSSVRLAKVDATEEKELAEEFEVSSFPTLKFFKEGNRKNATEFTGKRNAKGIMQWLQRHMGPSTTLLNNEKDAQELLDAHDVVVVGFFKDLEGEKAKLFYDLALDIVEINFGITSSLELFQKYEVQKESLVLFKKFDDGRTDKILPEDDKLDKDELITFIRANSLELVITFSEENADKIFSSEVHKHLILFLNTTVESHNSLLKDYRAAASEFKGKVLFVKVDVTEVSHVLNYFGLSASDAPVLRLVNTDTVKKYAMAEATINKDTLKTFCQGVLDGTITPDLMSQDAPEDWDKNPVKVLVGKIFEQVVFDETKNVFVEFYAPWCGHCKELAPEWDKLGEKYKDHENIIIAKMDSTANEVESITVQGYPSLKYFPAGAERKVIDYNGNRDLDTFIKFLDNGGVLPEEEEEEEEEEDDKEEVSRDSTEESEQQDESSSKDEL